In Populus alba chromosome 1, ASM523922v2, whole genome shotgun sequence, a single window of DNA contains:
- the LOC118045646 gene encoding beta-hexosaminidase 2 has translation MTTNLVISSRCSLFLILFFLLVSASLTATSAQWVWPKPRTLSWPIPLATILSPNFTISSPYHQHLSPAVKRYRLQILTEHHRPLVPPPVNLSNSSPPLQALTITVKDLAAPLQHSVDESYALAIPTASSTANLTAETVWGAMRGLETFSQLVWGSKSLFVPVGLDAWDSPLFEHRGIMLDTSRNYYPVDDILRTIKAMSANKLNVFHWHITDSHSFPLMLPSEPALADKGSYGNDMLYSPADVATIVRFGLEHGVRVLPEIDSPAHTGSWAEAYPDIVTCANMFWWPAESEWADRLASEPGTGQLNPLNPNTYQVLKNVIGDAVALFPEWFFHAGGDEIIPGCWKADPDIQSFLSKNGTHSQLLEKFVNSTFPYIVSLNRTVVYWEDILLDANVKVDPSFLPPEHTILQTWNNGPDNTKLIVSSGYRAIVSSSEFYYLDCGHGGFLGNDSQYDPPPTSGDSGNGGSWCGPFKTWQTIYNYDIAYGLTPEETKLVLGGEVALWSEQADPTVLDVRIWPRASAMAETLWSGNRDESGKKRYAEAMDRLNEWRHRMVNKGIRAEPLQPLWCIKNPGMCNTVHPFA, from the exons ATGACGACTAACTTGGTAATAAGCAGCCGCTGTTCCTTGttcttaatattgtttttcttgctaGTTAGTGCCTCCCTTACAGCAACATCAGCTCAATGGGTATGGCCGAAGCCAAGAACCCTGTCTTGGCCGATCCCACTCGCCACTATTCTCTCCCCAAACTTCACCATCTCCTCCCCCTACCACCAACACCTCTCCCCTGCCGTCAAACGTTACCGCCTCCAAATCCTCACGGAGCACCACCGCCCTCTCGTTCCTCCCCCAGTCAACCTCTCCAACTCATCCCCTCCTTTGCAGGCCCTGACCATCACTGTCAAAGACCTCGCCGCCCCACTCCAACACTCCGTTGACGAGTCCTACGCCCTTGCCATCCCCACTGCTAGCTCCACCGCCAATCTGACGGCCGAGACTGTATGGGGCGCCATGAGGGGTCTCGAGACGTTTTCTCAACTGGTCTGGGGATCGAAATCATTGTTTGTCCCTGTTGGGCTCGACGCGTGGGACTCGCCTCTGTTTGAGCATAGAGGGATCATGTTGGATACCTCTAGGAATTACTACCCAGTGGATGACATTTTGAGGACCATCAAAGCCATGAGTGCTAATAAGCTCAACGTTTTCCATTGGCACATTACCGATTCTCACTCTTTTCCTTTAATGCTTCCATCTGAGCCTGCTCTTGCTGACAAAGGGTCTTATGGGAATGACATGCTCTACTCTCCAGCTGATGTTGCAACAAttgttcggttcggtttggagCATGGCGTCAGGGTTCTACCGGAAATTGATTCTCCAG CACATACAGGATCGTGGGCTGAAGCCTATCCAGATATCGTGACTTGTGCAAACATGTTCTGGTGGCCGGCTGAAAGCGAATGGGCTGACCGGCTTGCATCAGAACCAGGAACTGGCCAGCTAAATCCTTTGAACCCAAATACCTACCAAGTTCTAAAAAATGTGATTGGTGATGCAGTTGCCTTGTTTCCTGAATGGTTTTTCCATGCTGGAGGTGATGAGATCATCCCAGGCTGTTGGAAAGCTGACCCGGACATTCAGTCCTTCCTTTCCAAAAATGGAACTCACAGTCAACTCCTTGAGAAATTTGTGAACTCAACCTTCCCTTACATTGTGTCCCTCAATCGCACGGTGGTTTACTGGGAAGATATTTTGTTGGATGCCAATGTCAAGGTGGACCCTTCATTTCTTCCACCTGAGCATACCATCCTACAGACATGGAATAACGGCCCCGACAACACAAAACTGATCGTTTCTTCTGGTTACAGAGCTATTGTCTCATCATCAGAGTTTTATTATTTGGATTGTGGGCATGGTGGTTTTCTTGGGAATGACAGCCAATATGATCCACCACCAACAAGTGGTGACAGTGGCAATGGTGGATCATGGTGTGGACCTTTCAAAACATGGCAAACCATATATAACTATGACATAGCATATGGATTGACTCCGGAGGAGACCAAATTGGTGCTAGGGGGTGAAGTAGCATTATGGTCAGAGCAAGCAGACCCAACAGTTTTGGACGTGCGGATTTGGCCAAGAGCTTCAGCAATGGCTGAGACTTTATGGTCAGGGAACAGAGATGAGTCAGGCAAGAAGAGGTATGCAGAGGCAATGGATCGTTTAAATGAGTGGAGACATAGAATGGTCAACAAAGGAATCAGAGCTGAACCACTTCAGCCTCTCTGGTGCATCAAGAACCCTGGCATGTGCAACACAGTTCATCCATTTGCTTAG
- the LOC118045645 gene encoding hypothetical protein At1g04090 — protein sequence MGNCLPSKQSAISRKVVSKKQKVLPIDASFKLPAPLPSWPPGGGFGSGIIDLGDGLQVCQISSFNKVWATHEGGPDDLGASFFEPSQLPQGFSMLGCYSQPNNRSLYGWVLAGRDETGSALKQPVDYTLVWSSESLQIKQDGVGYIWLPTPPDGYKALGHVVTNSPQKPPLGKIRCVRSDLTDQCEFDSWVWGLGKESDLNGFNVFSLFPSNRGTQAMGVCVGTFVAQKTTTAPVSLSCLKNAVSNLSCMPNLDQIKAIFQAYSPWIYFHPDEEYLPSSVEWYFVNGALLYERGEESKPVPIESNGSNLPQGGSNDGAYWLDLPVEEGAKDRVKKGDLQDSRVYLHIKPMFGASFTDIVVWVFYPFNGPSKAKVEFINIPLGKIGEHVGDWEHLTLRISNFNGELLSIYFSEHSGGTWVSSSELEFQNGNKAVTYSSLHGHAMYAKPGLVLQGSGSIGIRNDTAKSKKFIDTGTNSLVVAAEHLGMAITEPPWLNYLRKWGPKLTYNIAEEIKKVEKLLPGKLKSAFDKFVRSLPNEVLGEEGPTGPKLKRNWTGDEV from the exons ATGGGGAACTGTCTGCCCTCGAAACAATCTGCAATAAGTCGTAAAGTTGTCTCCAAGAAACAAAAAGTATTGCCAATTGATGCCTCTTTCAAGCTTCCTGCTCCATTACCATCCTGGCCACCAG GTGGTGGTTTTGGGAGTGGAATCATTGATCTAGGCGATGGATTACAAGTGTGCCAGATATCATCTTTCAACAAAGTCTGGGCCACCCATGAAGGAGGACCAGATGATCTTGGAGCTTCCTTCTTTGAACCCTCACAATTGCCACAAGGTTTCTCTATGCTTGGCTGCTACAGCCAACCCAACAACAGGTCGCTCTATGGATGGGTTCTTGCAGGGAGAGACGAGACAGGCTCGGCCTTGAAGCAACCGGTTGATTATACTCTGGTTTGGAGCAGCGAGTCTTTGCAAATCAAGCAAGACGGCGTTGGCTACATTTGGCTACCCACTCCTCCCGATGGCTACAAAGCTCTTGGCCATGTCGTCACCAATTCTCCTCAGAAGCCTCCCCTTGGAAAAATCCGCTGTGTCCGGTCTGACCTCACCGACCAATGCGAGTTTGACTCTTGGGTATGGGGACTGGGTAAGGAGAGCGATCTAAATGGCTTCAATGTTTTCAGTCTGTTTCCTAGCAACAGAGGGACACAAGCTATGGGTGTCTGTGTAGGAACATTTGTAGCCCAAAAAACCACCACCGCTCCTGTTTCTCTATCTTGTTTGAAGAATGCCGTGTCTAATCTGTCTTGTATGCCTAACCTAGACCAAATTAAAGCAATCTTTCAGGCATATTCTCCTTGGATATATTTTCATCCTGATGAAGAATACCTTCCTTCTTCAGTGGAGTGGTATTTTGTAAACGGGGCATTACTATATGAAAGAGGCGAGGAGTCCAAACCTGTCCCAATCGAATCCAATGGTTCGAACCTTCCCCAAGGGGGTTCAAATGATGGTGCATATTGGCTGGATCTTCCTGTGGAGGAAGGGGCCAAAGATAGGGTAAAGAAAGGAGATTTACAAGACTCACGAGTCTATCTACATATAAAGCCAATGTTTGGTGCCTCATTCACTGATATAGTTGTGTGGGTGTTCTACCCTTTCAATGGTCCTTCTAAGGCTAAAGTTGAATTCATAAATATTCCACTGGGAAAGATAGGAGAACATGTTGGTGATTGGGAGCATTTGACCTTGAGGATCAGCAATTTTAATGGAGAGTTGTTGagcatttatttttctgaaCACAGTGGAGGAACATGGGTCAGTTCTTCAGAACTTGAGTTCCAAAACGGCAACAAAGCTGTGACCTACTCATCCTTACATGGCCACGCCATGTATGCCAAGCCAGGTCTAGTCTTACAAGGGAGTGGGAGTATAGGAATTAGGAACGATACAGCAAAAAGCAAGAAGTTCATAGATACAGGAACAAATTCCTTGGTGGTGGCAGCTGAGCATCTGGGCATGGCGATCACTGAACCACCGTGGCTCAACTATTTGAGGAAATGGGGTCCAAAACTCACCTACAACATTGCGGAAGAGATCAAGAAGGTGGAGAAACTGTTGCCTGGAAAACTCAAATCTGCTTTTGACAAGTTTGTCAGGAGTCTGCCAAATGAAGTGCTTGGGGAAGAAGGGCCAACGGGACccaaactaaaaagaaattggACTGGAGATGAAGTTTGA